A stretch of the Cherax quadricarinatus isolate ZL_2023a unplaced genomic scaffold, ASM3850222v1 Contig1333, whole genome shotgun sequence genome encodes the following:
- the LOC138851638 gene encoding 2-Hydroxyacid oxidase 1-like has product MANFQTDDEKSNLVNTSSGGSGINEYVSALFDPSLTWDDVAWLTRITKLPIVLKGILTAEDAILGLKAGAAGIWVSNHGARQVDGVPPTIEALPEVVKAVNGQCEVYIDGGFTQGTEIFKALALGAQMVFLGRPLLWGLACGGEEGAYNVLHILHTEFESVMTLS; this is encoded by the exons ATGGCCAATTTCCAAACAGATGATGAAAAGTCTAACTTGGTGAACACATCTTCAGGAGGTTCTGGCATTAATGAATATGTCAGCGCTCTTTTTGATCCTTCTCTAACCTGGGATGATGTTGCATGGCTTACAAG AATAACCAAACTACCTATTGTGCTCAAGGGGATCCTGACAGCAGAGGATGCCATTCTCGGATTAAaggctggtgcagctggtatatGGGTATCAAACCATGGAGCACGACAAGTTGATGGAGTGCCGCCAACG ATTGAAGCCCTACCTGAAGTAGTAAAAGCTGTCAATGGTCAATGTGAAGTCTATATTGATGGAGGATTTACTCAAGGTACAGAAATTTTCAAAGCCTTGGCTCTTGGAGCACAAATG GTGTTTCTTGGCCGACCCCTGCTGTGGGGTCTAGcatgtggaggagaggagggagcaTACAATGTCCTA